A genomic window from Silene latifolia isolate original U9 population chromosome 11, ASM4854445v1, whole genome shotgun sequence includes:
- the LOC141611953 gene encoding uncharacterized protein LOC141611953, whose amino-acid sequence MAAPLAPLSPPSSLDHSFRNLTTLFPRPLKPTHFIPKASSSSSDPDPEPQPDPKQPTSSTNEDPFESRLAQVRLRYRSGTGKKAEIRKEKKVKRGSESGSGSAKPGGVLLPPVPLKEPVSGGVKVEFGFSPYSERVNGRLAGLGLVALLLVEVATGKSVINYHTPAIVFIQLYFMAAMCAVFLKYEKEKVSVWPFGDASNSTAANNDV is encoded by the coding sequence ATGGCAGCACCATTGGCGCCATTATCACCACCATCATCACTCGACCACTCTTTCCGGAACTTGACAACCCTCTTCCCTCGCCCTCTCAAACCCACCCACTTCATCCCCAaagcatcctcctcctcctccgatCCAGACCCGGAACCACAACCCGACCCTAAACAACCCACCTCCTCTACCAACGAGGACCCATTCGAGTCCCGCCTTGCACAAGTCCGGCTCAGGTACCGCTCAGGAACGGGGAAGAAAGCCGAAATCAGGAAGGAAAAGAAAGTAAAGCGGGGTTCAGAATCCGGGTCGGGTAGTGCTAAACCCGGGGGAGTATTACTCCCACCTGTCCCGCTAAAGGAACCAGTGTCGGGAGGAGTGAAGGTGGAATTCGGGTTCAGCCCTTATTCGGAACGGGTAAATGGGAGGCTAGCGGGTTTGGGTTTGGTGGCGTTGTTGTTGGTGGAAGTGGCTACTGGGAAGAGTGTGATAAACTATCATACGCCTGCGATTGTATTTATTCAGCTTTATTTTATGGCTGCAATGTGTGCAGTGTTCTTGAAGTATGAGAAGGAGAAGGTTAGTGTCTGGCCTTTCGGTGATGCTTCTAATTCCACTGCTGCTAATAATGATGTCTGA